The sequence below is a genomic window from Littorina saxatilis isolate snail1 unplaced genomic scaffold, US_GU_Lsax_2.0 scaffold_990, whole genome shotgun sequence.
cgtggtgtacatgtatgtctgtgtgtctgtgtgtctgtgtgtgtgtgtagagcgattcagactaaactactggaccgatctttatgaaatttgacatgagagttcctgggtatgatatcctcagacgtttttttcatttttttgataaatgtctttgatgacgtcatatccggcttttcgtgaaagttgaggcggcactgtcacgccctcatttttcaaccaaattggttgaaattttggtcaagtaatcttcgacgaagcccggacttcggtattgcatttcagcttggtggcttaaaaataattaatgactttggtcattaaaaatctgaaaattgtaaaaaaaaataaaaatttataaaacgatccaaatttacgttcatcttattctccatcattttctgattccaaaaacatataaatatgttatatttggattaaaaacaagctctcaaaattaaatatataaaaattattatcaaaattaaattgtccaaatcaatttaaaaacactttcatcttattccttgtcggttcctgattccaaaaacatatagatatgatatgtttggattaaaaacacgctcagaaagttaaaacaaagagaggtacagaaaagcgtgctatccttcttagcgcaactactaccccgctcttcttgtcaatttcactgcctttgccatgagcggtggactgacgatgctacgagtatacggtcttgctgaaaaatggcattgcgttcagtttcattctgtgagttcgacagctacttgactaaatgttgtattttcgccttacgcgacttgtttcacttttggcagcgttcactctaaatgtgccgcctaaaacggactcgtttctgtccacagccaaagctttcataacacaaaaatggctatatatgacagctaaaggcagtatttgttacattttaacagtgtgtaccccgagtttctactgcaaacaaaaaataatagcaaaacctcaaagtatgtgtgagtcccctaatatggaccaccttcaacaaatcgaagaaaataaaaactaaaggcaattttaattaattcattaagaagcttgctgaaaataacctataactagccctcgagatttcaaaaaaatataacaaataggtttttttttgtggaagttgataatttcacttattttcactctgtttttgataagcttcttcagtttcctggtgtgcttcaaataatgctctcatcaacccgaaacagctaaatctaaagcatatttgaattagtctgacttgcacactaagttgtatcatgttatttttaagtatagggggctttttacagtgattcgtgaaggccgcttcactggtccatattgggcgcccaggctcctaatatggaccatttgtgatttttttctgtatttaatttttgctgaaggtctatcaaagctatttcactctaattaggcctaactgttcaactaagagagaaggactaccaaccacaaaatgaaacttcttcgcaagaaaacaagctagttatcagcaataaacaaaaagtggtccatattaggggcccttcccctacatcatACGGTTCCGTTCGAAACGTTTTGTACTTCGATCTCCCTtctcccccatccccaccccccccccccctatcatCGCAAAGGGGCTGTTAGCCTATATGCAATAAACCATaaaaggagagacagagggagagagagagagagagagagagagagagaggaagagagagaaatgtcGATTCGTGACAAGCGACACACAAGACTGACAGAGAAGGAAGACTCCCGTTGTCTGGTTTTGTGGCTGGCTGAATGGACGACAAACTTCCCAGGGTCAACGGCTTTCACTCCAAAACCTGTTTTCCCACTTTGAAAGCGAAGCGTTCGCCCACTGGAAATATCAGTCTGAATGTGCATGTCGTCTGCTCTCATTATCAACACGGGGAGCGACGTAGAATGACAAGTTAGACGGAAGGACCTTGaaggaagggaagtaactccatgcgctgtttggttggttgttgcgTTTTTATGTCCCTTCAATCTCACTGTGGGACTCGCTGATCTAACAATTCGGGACCAACTCAATTGCGTTTCCAGTCTCAGTTTACACAGTGGTCTCTGTGTTTGAAATTATTAACAATTAGGTCTATCACAGTGAAGTGAAGAAGGTTCTACAAACTTACATCTTTTCATACTTGATACTTCAATCTAATGCCCCCAAAATCTTCTCCATGTGCGGAAAGTGTCGAGGGAAGTTATCACGCCAGCATTTTTCTCTGGAGATTTTGTAAAGAAAAGCTAGGATGCGTGAATTAAAGATACATTTCTTTTCGTGCACACCATCTCGCAGACATCCTCATGTCTGACGAGAATTTTAGTATCGGATAaaagcatccctccacttttaCACGTTCAAGGGCCGGACCTAAGTAGGGTGAGGGGGGGTCCCAATTGTGGGGGTACATCAGTTGAGAGTGCGAAGCACCTGAACcttctagggggggggggggggggggttagttcCGGGGGCATGTCCCCTCCGGACAATTTTTGAAATCCAGATTAAAATATGTGCAATCTGGCGCATTCTGCAGTATTTGTCATGAGTTTTAaaggcaaaacaaaatattatttGTTTACCCTTGGAGGAGGTATACATGGTCAggcaagggaggggggggggggggtgggcgggcTAACAGGAAAAAAAAACCTGGATCCGGCCCTGCGTTCCAGCAATCAATAGCCTGGCTGCCCTCaatacaccgattaacagttccaCGGCCCTTTTAgattcgcacatgcgcacatctttttctacgagcacttttgctacttcttcctcttccagtttccagtttttgagaaaatgcgcatccgcagatcgttttttcgaACGTGtttgcttcttcttcctgttccggTTGATTTGAGAAAGCGTAGATTCAGTGCACTTTTGTATTcttccagccctgaagttgctttgGAGTGTtcaaagaaagagtgtaaaggttCTAAGGATTGCGtcgggcacacaaacacgcgattttcctccccccccccccccctttgattTGAACGCGTGCGTAGATCGTTTTTTGCAagtatgtttgtactgcttcctcttccgctttccttcttcgttccatgtaaaCGCCGAAACTATTAACTGGTGTATGCAAATCGGGAATTCACTTTGGTAAAGTTTTTTGCAGATCGACAATATAGGTTACAGTTATGAAATTAACTCAAGTGTTCCACTCTGCAAATTAAAGAAAGCAGCTAGATTGAGGACTGATGCTTTTGTACTGTATCGACCACCTTAGTTCTGAGAACATGATGCAACAAATTTCTTCGCAACAGCTACACACcctggataacttgcatatgAGGACGCACACTTTTAACACATTTTGCAGCTTGTACACTCTAAAAGCGACGCCTATAAGATTCCCTTTTGTACACACTGATATCTAagaaaaacctttaaaaaaaaaaaagtgctttaTTGcaaaattacaaacaaaaataactcCGAGTCCTCTTCTCGAGAAAAAAagctattttttgtgtgttatttttggcATGAAACAAACAGTGGTTGATATTACGACCACTTCTCCTTTTAAGTTTATATACACttgtgtttccctccatcttctttttCTACCTTGTCCGTTTTCGTTCCGTCAGTgttgcttttgctttttgttgtcctttgtttttattacctGATGAAGCTTTTATAAGTGAAAATTCGTAttattgtgctgtccttgtatcggtgagtacagaattattttgtttttcaactttgttcatctcaccacagtcactttgttatttagattttttttaatacagttGTCTACAAAATGCACTGCAACCATCACCCCAACAGCCGGACAAAAAAATGTTATTACCATGTTAAAAACGTTACAATCTGTCGTACATGACAATCACAATAATTTCCAAAGAAAAACCAACGTGGTTATCTTGAACAGGGGAAAGAACCCTCGAGAGCTCACTACTGTATAGAATCCCTATGCCTATGGTATTCTCCCCTGGCACGCCACAAGCCAAAGCTCCGCAGTCATGAAAGGCAAACCGCAGACAGCCTAATCCCCACCATAATGTCGGCCTGTCGGAGGAGGCTTGTGACTTCAACCTGCTCGGTATACAGTGTAGGACCCACAGTCCCATTTGCTTGACGTCACGTCTACTGTGTAACTTTTCACACTTATTCAACATTTCATGTTTTCTGGAACCGACAATAACCTAGGGTCCACCACGTCTCAAAAACTGGGACAGTAACAGTTAAAACATTACTTGACATATACGTCCCGGTGATGTAGGTTATCCACAATCATCGTAAAGTTTGTGAAGCGATTCTACGAATTTCTCGGATCAAATAGAACCCATAGTTTACAGGGGCAGATCACATCTTTTCGAAGttgggggggggttccaaatttcTTTAGGGACAGATGAACGACTCGACGCgcagcgtttagttgagggcgcctAGGGGGTTCGGGAGCATCCCCCCCATCAGATATTTCAGATCGCTTGTACAGCCTTCACCGTGAATTCTGTGCATGCAAACACGTTTGTAATGTAGGATAATTTATTAGGAAAACCAAAAGCATTTTCGAAATTACATAACGATGATGCAAATTTCAAATGCTGTCAGTGTCATGTtcctgcatacacacacacacacacacacacaaacacacacacgcacacacacacacacacacacacacacacacacacacacacacacacacacacagaattaaCCTCAACAAATGTCCGTCAACATGCATCTTACAGATTTTAGGCACAGTAAAATTAATGCAATGCGATTCTGCCCTGCCCCATCCAACACAAAACGAAAGAGAAAAaactaaagaaaagaaaacacagcagCCTCGAGATAGTGTAGTGTCACGTCACTCCTGATCCCCTGAATCAGAGGCTGCAATGACTTGTCAGATACCTTGTTCCCTTTTCAAATCTTTCAGCAAAATGTCAGTTCAGTCCCGGGGCTATGAGAACGGGAATACTGTAAGTCCTTGGACGGAAGCATACTATTTCAAACgacggttggttggttattgctTTGTATTGTCCTTACAGCTTATaattaggcacacaaaaaaatagtctgtttacggtaacataggcacacacacaaaaaatagggtcggtaggacgggattttttttcttttccaaaaaaccatatttttcagttattttgcccaaaaaaaacagatttatttttaattggctcacgtaagtgtagcctatgcgatcgtaactttgtctgtctgtgcgtgtgtatgtctgtggtagaaactaacgtttgaagacgtcacattatggcgtaagagggttagacgtcacgcgaaggaattactgaaagtctcggtcattgttattttgagcgggccgagactagttggcagtcgtgtccctgtaagttacaggctacatgcagacagacagatctagatctagtgtctcgctttcttgcacagtgtcacctatgcttactgtgtgtgtgtgtgtgtgtgtgtgtgtgtgtgtgtgtgtgtgtgtgtgtgtgtgtgtgtgacggagtgattgagtttgtgttactgtttgtcgatttcttacgtgagccttgaaggcttcgcctcttgttttttttatttttatttttattttttccaaatgccaaaaaaagtctagggtcgcgcgaaaaaatagggtcggtcgggataccgtaaacagactatttgttgttgttggccttatgaCTATCCAATTCAAACGATTCTGGTACGATCTTCGGCGTTCTCCCTTTTAATTCACcaccatttttggctcacgtaagtgtagcctatgcgatgctaacttttgtctgtgcgtgcgtgcgtgcgtgcgtgcgtgcgtgcgtgcgtgcgtgcgtgcgtgcgtatgtatgtatgtctgtggtagaaactttaacatttgactgaacaccgaaatactaattttacctggttattattcaagcaacagcttcaaagtattgaagcaatgatcaacatttcggcggcacgtatgtagttaaagtgtgtatccaaagaaaacgggtggtgggttttttttttttttttgtttttttttggggggggggggggtaaaaacagctgactggtttgtgtcgtgtgtggtatgtagaccaggtcaggggtcaaggttaggtcagatcgcgtgaaggattgtggtatagatacagttatcaccgagctgcagttcgccgattcggagaagacgactcatgatttcacaatgttcggtttcgtagctccagaaaaatagataaagaagataccaaaggagatttcctacaggttaatctgcacagcgtgttttcagtgtctgcgcgaggaagcgctgtcgaaagcgcagtgtcgatctggccatctggcagtcgtgtccccgtaagtaggctacagacagacagatctagatctagtgtctcgcactcttgcaccgtgtcacctatgcttactgtgtgtgtgtatgtgtgacggagtgattgagtttgtgttactgtttgtcgatttcttacgtgagccttgaaggcttcgtcTCTTGTTCAGGTTAGTTCTTGTAAGTCAAGCAGGTTCAAGCAGTAGACAGACCCACACTTACCTTCGTCGCGATTGTTGTACTGTCAGCAGATTGATAACTAGACTCAAACTCTATCAAAACAGACCAATGTGGAATTTTCACGGTTCAAGTCCAGCGATGCGGCTTACGTGAAAACAGACTGCGAGTGTCATTAAATGCTCTTTTAAAAGGAAATGTCCATTTAATTTCAAAGGCTGAACTTTCGGCATTATGACATCATAACGCAGACGAGGATCTTTGCAAAATGTGGACTTTTTCCCCACCTAGATATTGCTTTCATTCGAAAACTTCAGTAACAGAGGAACGTGTGTCATACACGAGTatccgtcgcaatataaccttgaacggttgaaaacgacgtttaacaccaaataaagaaagaaagatacacgAGTATATACTGAAATACTAAATCGACAGTCTGCATTTGGGACAGAGACGAAGCTGAAGAAGTCCAGCGGCTGTGAATGAACCAGTTTTTTTTCGCCAGTTTTGTCTAAAGCAGCCCGAGGCTGCCGGTTAGTCACCATCTTCTTTTTCTCCCGCTTCTGATCTTTCTGCGGCTTCGGAGGCTTCTGATTCGTAGCTAGCCGTGTCTACCGAGGACTCATCGCCATCGGAATCTTCCTCTTTCTTGGCCTCGGTCCGCTCCCGTGTGCTATTGGTAGTACGACTACGAGTCATGCTAACGCTGGTGAAGTCGCTGGAAGACGTTTTGACTCCATGGTGATGGTGCTTCTTGTTGGGGTCTTTCCAGTTGATGGCCTGCGGGGTGAACTCTTCCGGGGGCCCGTTGGGGTCGGTGTGGTACCCCGTCAGGGCGCGGCGGCGGTCGTTACCCAGCCACCACTGGAGGCGCTTGCGGAGCCACTCCTTGCGCGTCATGCTGGGCGAGTCCTTGAAGTCCTGCAGGTCGTCCGTGTCGACCTGCGGGTCTATGCCCGTGCGCTGGAACTCCTTGCGGTCCTCCTCGAACTGCGACACCAGCAGCTTGCGGTCCTCTTGGTAGGCCATGCTGGGCTTGCGCCTGGGGATATACACGTGCCGCGCGCTGATCTGCACCTGCGACAGACGGGGTAGGTAGTTGTGCTGTGGCCGGCGCTCCAGGTGCAGCATCCTGTTGCACGCCCCCTCGCACCCCTCCAGGCAGCACAGGCAGCGGCGGTAGCGGAGGATGAAGATGACGGCGATGGTCAGGTAGCCTAGGAACACGCCCGGCGGAAAGGTCATGAGGATCAGGATGCTTACCTTCGTAAACGTCGTCTGCTGCGCCAGGAGACTGTCCGAGCTCCTGGCAGGTTTCACTGTTGAAGTCGAATCAGAATCGGAATCGGATTCGGAATCGGCAAAAACCAACTGTCGCCCAGTCAAATCGTCCGTGTGTGCAGTGACGCCTTCTTGAGAACGTATTGATGGCGAAGCGGTTGTTTCCTGTGGAAGTGCTTCTGCTGTACGTCCGGACGGAGACCTGCGGGTATTCTCCCGGGATCGCTTCGGGCTGCTTCGCCTCGACCGTCGGGGTCGCTGTCGCCATTTCTTTATTCGCGTGTGTCTGTTCTTGTGAATTTCTGTTGTTTTGATGGATACCGTTCTTCCTTTGTTGTTCAGTTCAGAGATTTTCAAATCAGTTGCTCCGGCTTTTCTATCAGTCGAATCATGAGATTTCGAGTTATTGTCGAGTCTTTTTCCATCTCCCGTCGAATTCGACCAAGAGTTGTGCGTATTGGCTAATTTATTGTCCAATCTATTTTCCGCGCGAATCTTTCCGGTAAACATCTTCACTATGTTAATGTCATTGCGGTGATGGTTCGGCAATCGTGTTCTTCCATCGTCGACTGTGCGGAACATCAGAAGGGGCAGAGCGGTTCCTTGATGGTGATGAATGTTTTTGTCATGAAATACCTTCTTCCTCGCCCTGCCCTCGCCATTTTCCTTTTGCTGAACCTCTGaccctgcaacacacacacacacacacacgcgtacacgcacccgcacgcacgcacgcacgcacacacacacactcacacacgcacacacacacacacacgcgcgcgcgcaggtacgaacacacacacacacacacacacacacacacacacacacacttcagtaAGTAAGCTAAAAAGCAAATGTGTGGAAAGTGGTGGGGTTGATTTGGTTAGTTGGTTATTATTTGTAATTTGTATTGTCTCtccagctgatattgctattcgagaacgatgcaagtttgtttcttaTCTCAATTTTACATGGCAAGCTCAATGGTTCAAAACTAATTACAATCAGGTCTAACCATGAACggggtggaggggaggggggggctggCATCCCGGGTGGGATTGATTGCCCAGCATAACCCAAAAGGTCTGTATCACAGCTGTCACTTGtcccttttagttttacttactagcagttaagcccggcttcgcccgggagtaagcggagccctgtagcaatttaagacgctcgctatcccattatcattagctttacctcctttgtttggatacaaaaaaagagttatctcccttaccttctagaaatttccggaactgtccagttaatttttcattcttcatttcttcccctcataggagcaattatagcgagtctctaatatcactggcatgatgtgcttgctacaggtgaacagtaggcactgaactggtcttgcaccatataggctgtattcaataaatgggaggtccataatctgagaaaggaaacaatgaatcaagaaactaaaacccaggtgcacatgtGCGGCACCTagctgtccagttaatttttcattcttcatttcttcccctcataggagcaatagcgagtctctaatatcactggcatgatgtgcttgctacaggtgaacagtaggcactgaactggtcttgcaacATATaagctgtattcaataaatgagaggtccataatctgagaaaggaaacaatgaatcaagaaactaaaacccaggtgcacatctgcggcacctagggagtgtacgtgcacactatcttgttcctgcctcttgccatctcagaggtatggcgaccacagacaaaaaagagttatctcccttaccttctagaaatttccggaactgtccagttaatttttcattcttcatttcttcccctcataggagcaatagcgagtctctaatatcactggcatgatgtgcttgcaacaggtgaacagtaggcactgaactggtcttgcaccatataggctgtattcaataaatgggaggtccataatctgagaaaggaaacaatgaatcaagaaactaaaacccaggtgcacatctgcggcacctagggagtgtacgtgcacactatcttgttcctgcctcttgccatctcagaggtatggcgaccacagacagacagacagacacacagacagacactctcttttattatatgtatagatagataatctataaacaaaataaataaaatatacaTCAGCCGAGACACACCACAGACTAAACATGTTTGATATTTTGGTTCATTTATAATtatatcgtctcttcagcagatatTGCTGTcaagaccgatgcaagtttctTTCCTTTCTCGGTTCACGTgcaagctccatgcttaaaactattAACATTCAGGTCTATCACTGTCAAAAGAAGGTTTTAAAAAGTTCCTAACTGTTCACAGTTTGTTTCTTCAtatcttgatttttttttaaaagtttaaATAAATcttgtcggggggggggggggggtacctccCGGAATAAATCCTTCAGAGTTTGTGTTTGATAAAGCAAGTGCATGTATGAACTGAATGAATGAAGAAAGGAGCAAGTTAGCAAGTACGTCAGTCAATCATTACGTTTTCTATGAGGATCTTCATTGGCTTTTCAGATCAGCCTTTTTGAAATAATTTGATGACAAATTATTGTCCGGATATATGGATATACCTGCATGTAACCCCAGTTCCTGTCGATCAGATATGTAGACAATGAGGACGACAGCAACACACATAATCCTCATCAGGCGCCTACGGTGAACTCAATACACTGTTCATCTTTTCGTGGCCTTGCAAAAGTGCACTTCACAACCTCGGAAAACTTTCTCCGAAGATTCGTCTCTGTGTAGTTCGTCTCTGTCCGTCACAGAGTCCTTGTGCCTTCATGACCAACTTAGATAAACTGTCTGCGAAGTATAAGTACCGATGGAACCGTCACTTTTTCTCAGGGGATGTATTTCAAGGGGGAAACTCTACGTGAAAAAATATGACTGCAGCAAGCCCCGTTATCGAAAATCGAGGCAATGCTTTCCGTCAGAACTATCTGCGTCACCCTCTGAATTCTACGTCAGAGTTACGACGACGTCGTTTCGCGCGAGATGcgtttgacgtcacatgttCCTTTGAACTAAAAAGGCTGCAGATGAAGCTGCTCTAGTCTCGGTCACAATGACCCAgatacaatacaccagttaacagtttcggcacTTACATGGTACAAAGAAGGAAGACTCACGTGATACCCAAAGCGATTCTGGTTGGACGAGAAATTTCGACGAGCAACCGCTGCATCGTCTGCTCAACGTGATGGAAGCAATTGAACGGGACGGTGTGTTTTCCTCTACGTGATTTACTGttgatcaaaatgtattgttggaatatAGTGtataggtctgcttaatattctgactgcagttttgtaataaaattaAAGAACACAGATGTTTCAAatatcaaagtgcttttcacacacacacacacacacacacacacacacacacacacacacacacacacacacacacacacacacacacacacacacacacacacacacactcacacactatgagtatgactgcaaacatgaatttgtacttgcATTGCTGAATaacagaacctgatctgaaaaaaggacaacagcaaattattcatgcaagcttgctgtattaacgatttctttattcatttaataaaacactgaattaaaagataacaacgtgtgaaagtgtgtgtgtttgtgtgaatgtctatgtgtatatggacggacactgattaaacctgagactcatcgattacccaggtgagtgtaaaagagggagagagagggaactttaaggtgggtgcatggggacggacatatgtagtaacatatatatgttttaatctgtaatcttaacacatgtgccTAAAATTAGGaaacagatgccattccaccacaaatactgtcagtctgacaaaaacgccctgtgacactgaacccctatcccttacagaccacattcagtatacatgtactcacttcctttcgtctgcgtttagtgaaagcagatcgttctgatgacattggtatccggtttttgacctcctgtgagtggtcaacaattgtcggaactggaactgcagctgttttttgtgtgccaggttttcttgccggcttaactgcgttcgcattggaagaaagtgtcacgaaacacagcacatcgtaTTGACCGTTTCCACAATTCGAGacagttaatcagtcttgctgcagaagctGTAAGCCCATCATGTC
It includes:
- the LOC138956201 gene encoding uncharacterized protein, which codes for MRIMCVAVVLIVYISDRQELGLHAGSEVQQKENGEGRARKKVFHDKNIHHHQGTALPLLMFRTVDDGRTRLPNHHRNDINIVKMFTGKIRAENRLDNKLANTHNSWSNSTGDGKRLDNNSKSHDSTDRKAGATDLKISELNNKGRTVSIKTTEIHKNRHTRIKKWRQRPRRSRRSSPKRSRENTRRSPSGRTAEALPQETTASPSIRSQEGVTAHTDDLTGRQLVFADSESDSDSDSTSTVKPARSSDSLLAQQTTFTKVSILILMTFPPGVFLGYLTIAVIFILRYRRCLCCLEGCEGACNRMLHLERRPQHNYLPRLSQVQISARHVYIPRRKPSMAYQEDRKLLVSQFEEDRKEFQRTGIDPQVDTDDLQDFKDSPSMTRKEWLRKRLQWWLGNDRRRALTGYHTDPNGPPEEFTPQAINWKDPNKKHHHHGVKTSSSDFTSVSMTRSRTTNSTRERTEAKKEEDSDGDESSVDTASYESEASEAAERSEAGEKEDGD